From Gemmatimonadota bacterium, one genomic window encodes:
- a CDS encoding tetratricopeptide repeat protein: MLVTAVTSGPSLAQSGLSGSTSTSPAESTPASLSPLEEGKRLYDLGMYSEALSHLEQAVRVDEKATPAHYWMGMALYALSRDEEALKSFKTAVWRDKNWAPGHAGMGLVYVRMPYRRLDARKALRRALRLDPGNAEFQYIMGLTFMDQSDKGWLIGSDPDGRKYFHQALELDPMHPDAWFQLGRCYEELNVTDHHKQERDRYDDYIQAMNAYLRQYRVNPGHPEALRRFAGICHRFEFYERGAERLRQMAEEMEGAVPDVIRAMHTQFEALAMSNEKQFDLLQHSLETYIESLDPAEQEVYADLSHVAPPDVLEAWRSAEGSDRDEMWRDFWNARDSNPATVENERLVEHYKRVMYARLLFSSGQHPYDRRGEMYVRYGAPDDLRRFVFSPYQDPDINHQLTGNPAVDAIRERNLLEGYNLKLQGGPGQQDFFSPFGDEPSPIIGGGALMADYMALQGKKDLYYGYTVESWVYVQHDMELFFMDLLNNGKFDYPLGTADLFVGDMVREHRYHPTKVAAALIEKTPEDYAHDFGGESLDYAFDITTFRGAGDETVMELAYSIPVWQFGDVTDGQGTETFLSNQATLRDSAFSPAFNQKFRFGPIERPKRKISSDQARVSAFTLAVDVQVPPGQFTAAVEMRDEASRRIGIYKKPVTVPDYRGNSLMISDLKLSTGITPADQPGPFVRQGLNIVPHPLRAYGSGQLVYVYYEVYNLGQDEVGRTSYTTHYEINPEGMPDTRGRFGGQPGRPGQPGRSDDQQTVVLTYEGEGETSEEAEYTAIDTADLTPGVYVLNVTVEDQLTGHRATRSTSFILLEQ; this comes from the coding sequence ATGCTGGTGACGGCAGTAACGTCCGGCCCGTCGCTTGCCCAGTCCGGTCTGTCCGGTTCGACATCGACTAGCCCCGCGGAGTCTACGCCGGCGAGCCTTTCCCCACTCGAAGAAGGCAAGCGGCTCTACGACCTCGGCATGTACAGCGAAGCGCTGTCTCACCTGGAGCAGGCGGTCCGCGTTGACGAAAAGGCGACGCCCGCCCACTACTGGATGGGGATGGCCCTGTACGCCCTGTCCAGGGACGAGGAAGCGCTAAAGTCCTTCAAGACGGCGGTGTGGCGGGACAAAAACTGGGCTCCGGGCCACGCGGGCATGGGACTCGTATACGTGCGCATGCCCTACCGGAGGCTGGATGCACGCAAGGCGCTTCGCAGGGCGTTAAGACTTGACCCGGGAAACGCCGAATTCCAGTACATCATGGGGCTGACCTTCATGGACCAAAGCGACAAGGGCTGGCTGATAGGCAGTGACCCCGATGGGCGGAAGTACTTCCATCAGGCCCTTGAGTTGGATCCAATGCATCCGGACGCCTGGTTTCAACTGGGACGATGCTACGAGGAATTGAACGTGACGGATCACCATAAGCAGGAAAGGGACCGTTACGACGACTACATCCAGGCAATGAACGCCTATCTGAGACAGTATCGGGTCAATCCGGGACACCCCGAAGCGCTCCGGCGATTCGCGGGTATCTGCCACCGGTTCGAGTTCTACGAACGGGGCGCGGAGCGGCTGCGGCAGATGGCGGAGGAGATGGAGGGCGCCGTACCGGATGTGATCAGGGCCATGCACACGCAGTTCGAAGCGCTGGCCATGAGCAACGAAAAGCAATTCGATCTGCTGCAGCATTCGCTGGAGACGTACATCGAGTCGCTTGATCCGGCAGAGCAGGAGGTGTACGCGGACCTGTCCCACGTGGCGCCGCCGGACGTCCTTGAAGCATGGCGGTCCGCGGAAGGATCCGACCGGGATGAGATGTGGCGGGACTTCTGGAACGCCCGGGATTCCAATCCGGCCACGGTCGAAAACGAACGCCTTGTCGAACATTACAAGCGGGTGATGTACGCCCGGCTGCTGTTTTCCAGTGGACAACATCCCTATGATCGCCGCGGAGAGATGTATGTCCGCTACGGGGCGCCCGATGATCTTCGCCGTTTCGTGTTCAGCCCCTACCAGGATCCCGATATAAACCACCAGCTCACTGGGAATCCCGCCGTGGATGCGATCCGTGAAAGGAACCTTCTTGAGGGTTACAACTTGAAGCTGCAGGGCGGCCCGGGGCAGCAGGATTTTTTCAGCCCCTTCGGTGACGAGCCTTCACCCATTATCGGTGGGGGGGCGCTCATGGCAGATTACATGGCATTGCAGGGAAAAAAAGACCTGTACTACGGTTACACGGTCGAAAGCTGGGTGTACGTACAACACGATATGGAGCTTTTCTTCATGGATCTGCTGAATAACGGAAAGTTCGACTATCCGCTAGGGACCGCCGATCTGTTCGTGGGTGATATGGTCCGTGAGCACCGGTATCATCCCACCAAGGTTGCCGCTGCACTGATCGAAAAGACTCCCGAGGACTATGCGCACGATTTCGGTGGCGAGTCTCTGGACTATGCCTTCGACATCACCACCTTCCGGGGCGCCGGCGACGAGACGGTGATGGAACTGGCCTACAGCATTCCCGTTTGGCAGTTCGGCGACGTCACCGACGGCCAGGGGACCGAGACCTTCCTGAGCAACCAGGCTACGCTGCGTGACTCGGCATTCAGCCCTGCGTTCAATCAGAAGTTCCGATTCGGGCCTATCGAACGGCCGAAGCGTAAGATCAGCTCCGATCAGGCCAGGGTGTCGGCCTTCACGCTGGCTGTCGACGTACAGGTGCCTCCGGGCCAATTTACGGCGGCGGTGGAGATGAGAGATGAAGCCTCCCGGCGCATCGGCATATACAAGAAACCGGTTACCGTTCCCGACTACAGGGGCAATTCGTTGATGATCAGCGATCTCAAGCTGTCCACGGGCATCACGCCGGCCGACCAGCCCGGACCATTTGTCAGGCAGGGCCTGAACATCGTACCCCATCCGCTGCGCGCCTACGGAAGCGGCCAGTTGGTTTACGTGTACTACGAAGTATACAACCTGGGGCAGGACGAAGTGGGCAGGACTTCCTACACGACCCACTACGAGATCAACCCCGAGGGCATGCCGGATACGCGTGGTCGATTCGGTGGTCAGCCTGGCCGGCCTGGTCAGCCTGGTCGGTCTGATGACCAGCAGACCGTCGTCCTGACGTACGAAGGCGAGGGCGAAACGTCCGAGGAAGCAGAATACACGGCGATCGACACCGCCGACCTGACCCCCGGTGTCTACGTGCTCAATGTGACGGTGGAAGACCAGCTTACCGGGCACCGCGCAACCCGATCGACCAGCTTCATTCTATTGGAACAGTAG
- a CDS encoding aminopeptidase: MHDPRYGHLAEVLTGHSTKIKTGDRVLVEAFDVPDDMVISLIRAIREAGGVPLVSIKHQRVMRELVRAGDEDAMEAAGAYESHRMAQVQAYMALRGSRNVMEMSDVPGDAMRLYEQRWMKPVHFEIRVPKTRWVVLRWPTPSMAQQAGMSTEAFEDFFFDVCTLDYGKMERALAPLKERMNRTDRVRITGPGTDLSFSIRDIPTVGCSGDRNIPDGECFTAPVRDSVNGVIRFNTPTLYHGVTFTDVELRFEEGRITEATGNRTEKLNEIFDTDEGARYIGEFAIGFNPHITAPMLDILFDEKIAGSFHFTPGQAYEEADNGNRSAVHWDMVMIQTPEYGGGTIEFDGEVIRRDGRFVVPELEDLNPERLK, from the coding sequence ATGCACGATCCACGATACGGCCACCTGGCGGAAGTGCTCACTGGACACTCGACAAAGATCAAGACCGGGGACCGGGTGCTCGTCGAGGCCTTCGACGTGCCCGACGACATGGTGATCTCGCTGATCCGCGCGATCCGGGAGGCGGGCGGCGTGCCGCTGGTATCCATCAAGCACCAGCGCGTCATGCGGGAACTGGTCCGCGCCGGGGACGAGGACGCCATGGAAGCCGCCGGTGCCTATGAATCCCATCGCATGGCGCAGGTGCAGGCCTACATGGCCCTGCGCGGCAGCCGGAACGTGATGGAGATGTCGGACGTGCCGGGCGACGCCATGCGGCTCTACGAGCAACGTTGGATGAAGCCCGTGCACTTCGAAATCCGGGTGCCGAAGACCCGGTGGGTGGTGCTGCGCTGGCCGACCCCGTCCATGGCGCAGCAGGCCGGCATGAGCACCGAGGCCTTCGAGGACTTCTTCTTCGACGTGTGCACCCTGGACTACGGAAAGATGGAACGGGCGCTCGCGCCGCTCAAGGAGCGCATGAACCGCACGGACCGCGTCCGGATCACAGGTCCGGGCACGGACCTTTCCTTCAGCATCCGCGATATTCCCACCGTGGGATGCTCGGGCGACCGCAACATCCCGGACGGCGAGTGCTTTACCGCGCCGGTGCGCGACTCCGTCAACGGCGTCATCCGGTTCAACACGCCGACGCTGTATCACGGCGTGACGTTTACGGACGTGGAATTGAGGTTCGAGGAAGGCAGGATCACCGAAGCGACGGGCAACCGGACGGAGAAGCTGAACGAGATCTTCGACACCGACGAAGGGGCACGCTACATCGGTGAATTTGCCATCGGCTTCAACCCCCACATCACCGCGCCCATGCTGGACATCCTCTTCGACGAGAAGATCGCCGGGTCCTTCCACTTCACGCCCGGGCAGGCCTACGAGGAGGCCGACAACGGCAACCGGTCCGCCGTCCACTGGGACATGGTCATGATCCAGACGCCTGAATACGGCGGCGGGACCATCGAGTTCGACGGGGAAGTGATCCGGAGAGACGGCAGGTTCGTCGTTCCGGAACTGGAGGACCTGAACCCGGAACGGCTGAAGTGA
- a CDS encoding site-specific DNA-methyltransferase, with protein sequence MHRIHSYPAKFPAFITTKALQYAQAKGVEVHTVADVFCGCGTTAVEAKKKGINFWGCDINPVATLIAQVKSRDYCDYMLARYFTKIKDMFCTVCADENDYKRVNDRIRYWFEDQNIDDLLRLQKAIRLVIPSNSKYRKFFLCAFSNILKSTSRWLTKSIKAQVDPNKSRHDVMDAFECQIHMMQKANISSMEAYTRGKTHKTSIVTRDFLSTRLQKPVADLIVTSPPYVVSYNYADLHQLSAMWLGYATDYRDLRKNMIGNQYGVKPPQDADLHNLCSSSVETYRDLLQVDRGKAASVIRYFMDLQKTTNQCWHLLNQEGLAVFVIGNTEYKGVTIDNAGYLRDCMVNSLFVDIEVVKRKVSLKIMTPYRDSKGRFTRDSSERKVYNEEYVVIGKKR encoded by the coding sequence ATACACAGGATACACAGTTACCCGGCGAAGTTTCCCGCATTCATCACGACTAAAGCACTACAATATGCTCAAGCAAAGGGTGTAGAGGTCCATACGGTCGCAGATGTTTTCTGCGGATGTGGGACAACTGCGGTTGAAGCAAAGAAAAAAGGAATTAACTTTTGGGGATGCGACATCAATCCTGTGGCTACCTTGATCGCACAGGTTAAATCTAGGGATTATTGCGATTACATGTTGGCAAGATACTTCACCAAAATCAAAGACATGTTTTGTACAGTGTGCGCTGATGAGAATGATTATAAACGTGTCAATGACAGGATAAGGTACTGGTTCGAGGATCAGAACATTGATGATCTGCTTAGATTACAGAAAGCAATCAGGCTTGTAATTCCTAGTAACAGTAAGTATAGGAAGTTCTTCCTTTGCGCGTTCTCGAACATCTTGAAATCGACTTCTAGATGGCTAACGAAATCAATTAAGGCACAAGTGGATCCGAACAAATCGCGACATGACGTCATGGATGCATTTGAATGTCAAATTCATATGATGCAAAAAGCAAACATAAGCAGTATGGAGGCGTACACACGAGGGAAAACCCATAAAACGTCGATTGTAACAAGAGACTTTCTATCCACGCGCCTGCAGAAACCCGTAGCAGATTTAATCGTCACGAGTCCGCCCTATGTTGTCTCCTACAATTACGCTGATTTACACCAGTTGTCCGCGATGTGGCTTGGATATGCTACAGACTATCGGGACTTAAGGAAAAACATGATCGGTAATCAGTACGGCGTCAAACCGCCACAGGACGCTGATTTACACAATCTTTGCAGTTCCAGTGTAGAAACGTATCGCGATTTATTGCAGGTAGACCGTGGGAAAGCAGCTTCGGTCATTCGGTATTTCATGGATTTACAGAAAACTACCAACCAATGCTGGCATTTGTTAAACCAGGAAGGGCTAGCGGTGTTTGTGATTGGAAACACGGAATACAAAGGTGTAACGATAGACAATGCTGGATACTTAAGAGATTGTATGGTAAATTCACTCTTCGTGGATATTGAGGTTGTTAAGCGAAAAGTATCGTTGAAGATCATGACTCCATATCGGGATTCCAAGGGTCGTTTTACTAGAGATTCCTCGGAAAGAAAGGTCTATAACGAAGAGTACGTAGTGATCGGTAAAAAACGATGA
- a CDS encoding serine hydrolase, which produces MRLSPDFSITWLCGAGLLFLLAAATVAFSQGTAHAQGTAFAQGTRGNVTGSAGSSGAEEAEEEDPVQRVLRERVDDYGQTVGVVAGIIRGINRYVYAHGTLNRGTIRRVSGMTVFEIGQLSSLYTTAMLSLMVQRGDVNLTDEMSAYLPETVTVPTTRAGNPILIEHLATHTSGLPRLPDNLVSDEPEYPLKGYSVELMYAFLDRYAEAQRDGSEFPFDFEEPDGKDPDREDLLDREGEDRSDTPGRDEPEDRYVYSDLGMGLLGHVLERAAGENYDVLLRELLGDPLKLANTANASTPSMRTYLATGHDDARRPVPAWSDTTLIGGTGLRSNLLDMMTLVSASMGIIYALPEDFTEDDSTRYHASFDSLIVARKPADEEDVQTALGWKVRQDTRGRDIHWLTGRTNGFYAFAAFLKQWRKGVVVLSNSSASVEDIGFHLLSARNPLAPPPRKVVQMTEAAYVACTGTYAFSTEFTVDITYSDGKLYGQPPGQPRSELVLESSGDFYLEEEDARITFVPDEAGNVDHFLFLQDGQTHRAERVR; this is translated from the coding sequence ATGCGGTTATCCCCTGACTTTTCTATCACCTGGCTGTGTGGTGCAGGCCTCCTGTTTTTGCTCGCCGCGGCGACGGTGGCGTTCTCGCAGGGGACGGCGCACGCACAGGGCACGGCGTTCGCGCAGGGCACGCGGGGCAACGTGACCGGCAGCGCGGGGAGTTCCGGTGCGGAAGAGGCCGAGGAAGAGGATCCCGTGCAGCGCGTGCTACGGGAGCGCGTCGATGACTATGGCCAGACGGTGGGCGTCGTCGCCGGGATCATCCGCGGCATCAACCGGTACGTCTATGCCCACGGCACGCTCAACCGCGGCACGATCCGGCGCGTGAGCGGCATGACGGTCTTCGAGATCGGCCAGTTGAGCAGCCTGTACACGACGGCCATGCTGTCCCTCATGGTCCAGCGGGGCGACGTGAACCTGACCGATGAGATGTCCGCCTATCTCCCGGAGACGGTGACCGTTCCAACCACGCGCGCAGGAAACCCCATCCTGATCGAGCACCTCGCCACCCACACCTCGGGACTGCCCCGCCTGCCGGACAACCTGGTTTCGGATGAACCGGAGTATCCGCTGAAAGGGTACTCGGTGGAATTGATGTACGCATTCCTCGACCGGTACGCCGAGGCGCAGCGTGACGGGTCCGAGTTCCCGTTTGATTTCGAAGAACCGGACGGCAAAGATCCGGATCGAGAAGATCTCCTGGATCGGGAAGGCGAAGACCGTTCGGATACACCAGGCCGTGACGAACCGGAAGACCGCTACGTCTACTCCGATCTCGGCATGGGTCTCCTGGGACACGTGCTCGAACGGGCCGCCGGTGAAAACTATGATGTCTTGTTACGGGAGTTGCTGGGCGATCCCCTCAAGCTGGCCAACACGGCCAATGCGTCTACGCCGTCCATGCGGACCTACCTGGCGACCGGGCACGACGACGCCCGCCGGCCCGTGCCCGCCTGGTCCGACACGACCCTCATAGGCGGCACGGGTCTGCGGTCCAATCTCCTGGACATGATGACCCTGGTGTCGGCCAGCATGGGGATCATCTACGCCCTGCCCGAGGACTTCACCGAAGACGACTCGACCCGCTACCACGCGTCCTTCGACAGCCTCATCGTGGCCCGGAAGCCCGCGGACGAGGAGGATGTCCAGACCGCGCTGGGGTGGAAGGTGCGCCAGGACACGCGGGGCCGAGACATCCACTGGCTTACCGGCCGGACCAACGGGTTCTACGCCTTCGCCGCCTTCCTCAAGCAATGGCGCAAGGGCGTCGTGGTCCTGTCCAACAGCTCGGCCAGCGTCGAGGACATCGGGTTCCACCTGCTGAGCGCCCGGAACCCCCTGGCGCCACCCCCGAGGAAGGTCGTGCAAATGACCGAGGCCGCCTACGTGGCCTGCACGGGCACCTACGCCTTCTCCACCGAATTCACCGTGGACATCACCTACAGCGACGGCAAGCTCTACGGCCAGCCTCCCGGCCAGCCCCGGAGCGAACTCGTCCTCGAATCGTCTGGGGATTTCTACCTGGAAGAAGAGGATGCCAGGATCACCTTCGTCCCGGACGAAGCGGGAAACGTCGACCACTTCCTCTTTCTCCAGGACGGACAGACTCACCGGGCGGAACGGGTGAGGTAG